One Echeneis naucrates chromosome 4, fEcheNa1.1, whole genome shotgun sequence genomic window, GATCTTGAAATTCCCACCATTCATACCCAGTAAACACTTGTGTGTTTCCAGCGCCACGCCGCCAGTCTGCAGCACAGGGATCAGTTCAGATGTTGTCATTTCCACCTTAAAGCACATCTGGAAGAGTTACCTATTGGTTTCATTAGTTCCCTGTCCAAGTTACACCTTCTCAGGACATAATCTGCCATTCCATACATATCACGAATGCTGAATTATGCCTTTAAAATGCTGAAGCTGCTTCGGGGGGCCCTCTTCCCCTTCCCTTTTCCTGCTGAGCTTCAGCAGGTCAATGGTAATATGCAGTATGTTTGTCTAATCCTTGTATGAAAATGAGTAATGATGGCAGCAAGCAGTTGCTGTTCTCCTGTGCGATTGGCCATGTGGATCTAGTTTTAAGATGTACTTCCAAAATCCTTCACACTGTAAACTGGCCGGTGATGCTTTTATGTAACGGTGAGCAGGGCTGAGAGTCTGGGCCTCTGCAGAGGACATGTCAGAGGGAGACAGTCCTTCCTGGCCAAAAGGCACAGACGCTCACTTCTGACGCCCCCTTGTGTTCACTTACTGAAGCCCAAAGTGTTGGAAGAATTACCCACAGGCAAAAagcaagtaaaaataaagtaactGATGACAattatataattaaaataaaataaatgaatgagattATCAATGACAACCAaaatttcagtgaaaaaaattcacttcttttttaaagaaaattgtaaaaatatgagcaaaattggaatacaaaaacaaaaacaatcacaatgaACTACAGTTAAATTTTGTatgctttaaattaaatttattgttCTGAACACTTTGGTTTGATTATTTTCCCCTATTGAATATAATTGTGGTTCAGAAAGCGCTAATGTGAtattttgcattaaaaaaaaaagcactgacGTCACCTCAGCCAACAGCAGGGTTTTTCTAGAAGCGGGAGATTCTGCCacataataatataacataatTTATCACACCAAGATGATGCTCATCCATCAGGAGCACCATCCCACTTTAAATGGATGTCATATTAAAGCTGTGAAGTTGACACGTGTCAGAGTATTTCTGCTTCTGGAGATATCGGCCACATATTGACTGAGATCAGCTTCTTTGTCCGCTGCATCTCAACCTGAATTATTCACGTAGCAGGAATTTTGCACAAGGGTCAAACTAAATCCTCATTTGGTGCCGTCAGATTGTCTGGAAGAGGTGATTTTGAAGACGGTGGTCGGTGACGTCAGTGCAGAGATGCTCTTGGAAAACTGAGCCAGTTCGCAGActtgaatcaaatcaaagtttatttaatcaaatcagctacaaaacagaaatctaaatgaaaatgtcaaacgTCTGCTTTCCTGCAACAAAACATCCTGTGACTCAGCATCACCCAGGAAAAGCTTCAAGGCTGCAGATCATTATGCGCTCGGCCGTTGGTCCAAttcatttttccttcctctcatcaGTAAATCACACTTGAGACAACTAATAAACCACCATCATCACTCTTCTGTTGACTGAGACCTGttaatgtgtctgtctgtcctcttcctcctcttgtcaGTAAATATGTCTTATAGCTCATGTTTATGAAGATGCGGTTctaatttacaaaataaatactttttaagAAAACGAGTCTTTGGACTGACTTCACTCATTCAGATGTTCCAAAATGAGAGGAGACCTAAACTGACCAGGACCAAAccaaacaacagcagaggacTTGATAACTGAAGATCTCTGTTGTTGTGTCCATCAGATTAACATCTGACATGACCACGTGAGAAGGGATGATCAAATGAAGTTCACTTAAATGCTGACTCAGAAGCTAAACTCGTTTATAGCGTAGCTGAAATAAACCAATAAGATGattatcaaacaaaacaaatggatcTAAATTGCTTCATATAATTTTTTAcatatgaaacaaataaatatccACATTTTAAGGATGGAAAActtaatttaaagaaaataaattgaacatttgacaattaacacaaagaaaagataatAGAGGTTTCTGATCACTATGACAACCAGTTTGGTGCAGCACCTCGCTGATATAATGAAGACTTAACTGCTGCACTGCAgaggctgttttgatttttccttaaaacacacacacactcccaacTTCACTGCCATTTAGTTCTGGTTTTATCTGAGCCATTTCCACAACGTGTCAGCAGTGAAGGCTCTGCAGAGTCACGCAGCTTCTGCAGTTACTCTGATTAGCTTTGACCTCGTCCGGGTTGAGTCTGGGAGGCGACATCAGTCAGTCCCAGTCTattcacacccacacaggcCTGACACGACCGTTCACCAGCCAAAAACACCACATTCGACGAGTGCATCAAGTTTGATGGAACTTTATTactgtatttgtctttttcaaatcaGCTATCGTATTTACAAAATATTTGCTTTAGTCTTCAAGGCCTCAGAGCAGTTAGTAAGAACAGGGTGAGTGATAAGCAAATCATCTGTCCGTTTAAAGTTCCCTCTGACTGACATTTCATCCTTTAGGGCTCATTTTGAAGCCAGGGCTAAATCCAGTCACAAAAATATTCCAAACGTGTATCAGAATAATTTGGAATAAGATCTATTTGGAGTGTTTTTTTGCCTCCTCTCAGTTCATATAAAGCCTTTGTCCTTGTTTTGCTCTCTTCCAACGGTTCTCTGTCAGTCAGGATTTTGGATGGAAAACAACggattgaaaacattttccccaCAATAAAAATCTATGAAGGATGCTTCTCTTCCTTTATCACTGCTCACTGAAAACAGCATTGTTTAAACACATCTTAACAGCTCAGGTTTGAGTACAGAATTTTACAATATATACAAGTGataagtgctttttttttccttgtaagGGAGCGTGACCCTTAAGCTTCTGTAAAAGTTTaggaaatgtaatgaaaatggTTTCAGTGGGCAGCAACAATAAAGGCAAGGCAAAACATACATGAGTCATAATCAATTATGTGAGGGAGAGGATGAATAAGGCCACGAGGCATTTTCCCAGATATCAGTAACTATTCCTAATCCACTACAGCATACCTCTGCcagttttttattaaatattccaCTTGGCATCTTCATATAAGCCTATTTATTCATTGTGCTCATGTGAAGAAGTACACACAGGATGCATTAAAGAGCAGATCCTATGTCACTGAAGTGCATGAAACTAAACTAAAGGACAGGGCTCCCCACAATCCTAAGCACACCATTACACTGACAAATcaacacagaaaaggaaaaaaaatgcaaccacTTCAAAGGCTTGATTCacttaaaacagaaatgtataaacacaaggaagaaaagcagaaatatggtcagcagcaacatgaaggcagcactgtgtttgtgtgacctGTGTGGTGTTTACCCACCGACTCCACTTCAGGTCACTGTAGCTGTTCTGGGTCTGTCTCGTCTTCTCCGGACTGAGCCAAAGTCACCCGCTAACATGATTCAGGTCCTGACTTGCATCTTGTGTGGACGCTCCTGCTGTCACAGTAACCTGTCTGTGCACTTGATGTTGCTTATTagtgtgtttggatttgtttaTTGGCTCCCGCCGTCCCCGttatcctccccctcctcttccagtTCCACCAGAGGAGCGTGGCGACTGGCCTGAGAGCCCTCACGGAAGAAAACCTTCTTGATGACACCTGACTTGGGCGTCCGGATCATGTGCTGCAGAGATGAATACAGACCACAGATCGGCTTTAACGGAATAACTGATCAGAAGCAGGAAGGTGTGTGAGGCAGAGCTGGCAGGAGTTGCTCACCTCCATCTTCATGGCGATCATGACCATTAGAGGGTCTCCTGCCGTAACTTTATCCCCAGCCTTCACCAGCACCTGCACACAAAGCACCggattgtttgtttgcttattttttgtTCATTAGTCATACagttgttattattttcataCTTCTGTAATTGTGTCTTTAATTTTGGCTCGTTCAGGTCATGGCAGGTTGCCTACTCTATACATACTCTATATCTTCTGCCTCATTACATTTGCTATCCGGATGTTTCCGATAAACAAGAATATATTTTCGATGGTgtccatacaaaaaaaacaaaaaacaaaaaaaaaaaaaacaatacacaaagTGGAGAAATGGTATAGCcttcacacaacaaaataaaatcagaattcagtttgtttgttatgaAGCAACAAAGGACTTAAGCTTAACTAATTGTGGACTTTGGAAACTTTAAAGAACAGTTTAATGTTGTATTAAGTTCATGTATGTTCCATTCCTCCTGAGATGACCGTTACCACCCTTGGACCTGTATGATAAATGAAACTGGAGTCAGGAGGTAAGAGGTTAGCAGGAAGCCTGGCTCTGGCATGTCCCAGCACCTCCAGTACTAACTGACACGatgcagagagagggggagggagtcCAGTTAGCTGTTTCTCCACTGTGACACCACCCGCTGGTGCATAAAGGGCAATGTTCGATTTGGTCATCgccattttgtttctttgaaacCATGGCTTGGAGAAAAAAGGTGGAGCTGGGGTGGAGTGAGGGATGGATCCTATTTCCTGATTGTCAAGCAGGTCCCTGTCAATTACGCAGTAGCCACGCCctaatgcccccccccaactGTTTTATGGTCCATTTAAATGGAAGCGTCAGGTTGTATTCATGATGGCTTGAAACCAAAGACAGCCTATGAAGTCATTAGAAAAACTTTTACTTGGTTAATAAATGAAGTAGAAGTAGGACCATTTTCACAGagacttaaatacaaactgactTCTCTTTGCAACTGGCGGAGTCGcgccctgatggtcattagaggAAAAATGCAGGTTGAAGGTAATGGCTTTATCGCCCTGCTGTCTATATCCACTTTTATATACCTCTCTGCAACTTTTAATTTATACGTTCAGCTACTTCTTTGAAATCCTGGTTTAAGCCAATAAAACAAACTCCAGCCGCTGTGAAGGAGCACAAAATGTAGATGGGGTTTTCTACATAGTTAAAGAATCACTGTGTTTTGGGGATTCCTGTTCTACAAAATAACGGACttgaaaacatcaaaacaactgttgtcctttttgtgttttattttcaaataggCCATTTAGAGAATTTACAAAATAAAGGATAACATGCTGTCAGTCCACAGAGCACCAAGGCACTAAGGCAGGGTTCTGTTGATAGTTCTTCCCTTGAATGTCCTTTGTATGAGTTATATTAAAGCcttatacattttttatatcatttacAACTCAACTACAACAACTCACGAAATAAGCAGATTCCTTTACCATAACAAACCTTAACtcactgctgcatttttcagTTCAAACAACCAAACTCACCTTCTCTATAGTTCCAGTCATGGGGGCCACAGCTCCACCTTGAGCCCCAGAGCTGCTCACACCAGCCAAATACTTGGGCACTGGAACAGAGACCTGGGAGCTTCCCTCCTGCACcaaggacaaaacaaaagtgaCTGAGGTAAAGATAGAGGTAAGGAGGATTTCAACAGGCTCTAATTTCCACCCATCTCAGATGCTGAGGGGTTGTTCTCAGACATTAGATGTGAAAGGCATTAGGTCACTTGGTCTTACGTGATGCTGAATCTAATATTGTTCGATTTTGGACCGCTTGTTGAACCAAACGAGAAATGTGATCATGCTTCCCACATTTCTTGTCAGTGAGGGGAACGTACCGTGGAGAACAGGTGGACCGTGTTGTCCAGGATCACTAGTTTGGGACGGGACTTCATTCCATTGACAGAACAGTGCAGGAATGAAGCCCCACCCTCAACCTCTATCTCTCCAGTCACATGGTACACCTCCTCACCAATCTGAAAGGAGAAGCGATAAACACGACTATGACAGCACTTTATGTATGTAGGTAGGTAATTTATGTGTAGTCATGACTTTGGTGCTGCTAAGGGAGTGtattttactaaaaaaaaaaaaagttaaaaaaattaaaagaaccTTGAGGTTTACCACCTTATGTAGTGCAAATAAGAACTTCTTTCCAGCTCACCTGCACACTGTAACTTCCATCTTTCTTGTACGTGATGACCACATTGACTTCTGGAGACAcaaacaagaaggttgtggagATAGATAgcaaagatgatgaagaagaaagcaAGTTAAGCTGCATCttaatcattttcatcacattaaaACAGCTGCAGCCACTGGACTTATTTTTGGCCTGTCTGTGACAGACTGAATAGaaacaattaataatgaatgtgAGTTCATTAATAAACTGTAACAGATCAGAGAAGCTCTAAATTTAATTATTCAAACAGTCATTAAAGAAAGAGCTCAGTTATGAGCCAACTCCAGCTACACTGATCTGcttcattaaaataacaatacCTCAGCTCTTCAccttattaaataaaaaataactctTAGCCTTGTCAGTATAtatatttctcaaaaaaaaattcaaagcatcaaaatgttttgagCTCTTAGTTTATAGTTAAGGTGCttatgtgttttcattgtgcatCTATTGCCCTTCAAACTTAACTCACACAGTTCTTGGAGCAGTTTGATTCACAGTTACCTCTTAGACTGACAACCACTTAGTAGCAGAGGGAATTTTCCATCCTAACTCTGACTCGTGTCTGCCCGTTGTCAGGTAATTACCGGCCAAGTCAATAAATTGCTCAGTCCAACGAATGAAGATGAATCAAAGCATTATATTTTATCAGTTCCAAATAATCCAAATGTTGTAATTTGatgcttgtctttgtgtctttgaaaagtaaaatcttGGTGTTTCTGGCTTTCATAGGGACAAAAAAACAGTGTGCAGCATTTACCTCAGGCTCTAAATTTCTGTACTGAGcattttcaccattttataACATTTCATGTGTTGAGAAATAACTGCCgataaaacatacatttgttGCAGCCCCATTTGAGCTGTAATTTAAGTATGTCTGCACATAGAAAAATACCTACAGAGATTTTAAACCAAAATGATGCCCCTGATGATCACGATTCAGTTCTCCATCACTCTTCCCCCTTCCTCTTGATCAGGCCttatcttctctctctgtttctgtacACTAGTGGGACGTAAATCCTCACACTATGACTGGTACTTACTTTTGTCTCCCAGCTGCAATGTCATATTTCTGTTAAACTCAATGTTGTTTCTCCAGCCACTGCTACAGCCAAACGGTGAGAAGGGGTctgggggggaaaaataaataaataaatcacacagcaTGTGTACAAAGTATGGAATGTTTTTTCCCTAAAGCTGCAAATCATTTGATCATTTCTCCTGacaaaaggaaatatttgtGCCTCACCAGTGGAGGCTTGTGTGAACTCCTGTGTGTTATTTCTCTCCTGTAGCACCAGACCCAGGACTGCCTGGCAGACTGTAGCCCCAGAGGGAGCACGTGGAGTGGGGAAGAGGTCAGCATAATGCTGGGGGATGAAGCTGGTGCTCACATTTCCTGCCTCAAACGCTGGGTGTCCAGAAAGACTCAGCAGAAAGTCTATGTTAGTGTTCAGTCCCACAATCTGAAAACAGCACAAAAGTGAACGAGAAAACTATTTTTAACCATTCTTTATTGTATGACTTCAGTCACAGAACATGAAACGCATCATCTGAGTGTGTCTTACGTTATATTGGCGCAGACAGTACCGCAGTTTCTTTAAAGCAGCAGATCGATCCTCTCCCCACACCACCAGCTTGGCAATCATTGGGTCATAATGTGCTGACACCTCATcccctgaaaacaaaacacacacacagacaccatgTCAGCTGTGAAGCTCACAGTGTATTAATTGCATTTGTCCCCTGCTCATTCCACATCATTTAAATTCCACTAAAGTAGTAACATAGTtagattttctgatttttgGGATACAGAATTTCTGAGCAAGAACAGATGGAGAGCTCATTAAATGGATGAGGACCTGTTAGTGCTGTACAAGAACTCATTGCTACTGTTTCTACACTGCATTTTCCAGACATCTCTGAGATCTGTGATCCTGACTTCCTACCTTCCCTGACTCCTGTCTCTATCCGAGTGTGTTGATCTGGTGGAGGGGTGGAAAGATGCAGTAGAGGCCCCGCCCCTGGAAGGAAGTCGTTGTTTGGGTCCTCAGCGTAGATACGAGCCTCAAATGAGTGGCCCCCTAAGATGATGTCATCCTGGAGGAGGGGCAGACGCTCTCCTGCTGCCACCTGGAGGAGTTTTTCAGAGTATGATAAAGTTTCTGTCAGTAAAGCTTTTTTCGTCTAGGAGAAAACCCCCCAAACTcctaaaatatttttacaccGTCAGAAtataaagtgatttttttctccttcccacCCATCTTACCCTGAGCTGCCACTCAACCAGGTCGGTTCCAGTGATCATCTCCGAGACAGGATGCTCCACCTGTAGCCTGGTATTCATCTCCATAAAGTAGAAGTTGTGATTTGCGTCCATTATAAATTCAACAGTACCTGAAAAGGACGACAAACCATATACCAACTACAATCTTTGTTTTAGGTCAGAAGCAATGTGACACTGTCAGATGTGTGTCGGTGTTTATATGTCTTACCTGCACCTACATAGTTGACGGCCTTGGCTGCTCTAACTGCTGCTTCCCCAAGCTTCCTGCGGACCTCAGGGCTAATACCAGGCTGAAAATTTGACAGAAATGGTTAAAAATACagtgtaaacacacatgcaatgacggaaaaagtttcaaattaaattaccACAGTGATCATATCCATCACATTATTGTCATATATAGAAGATTTTCCTCATTTAACACAAGTGTAACAGCAAGTTCCACTAACAAATGTGATCTCAACTTTATGTTTGTCCAGCTCTTGTCACGATGATAGCGATGCTAATATATCAGCGCTAATTTAATGTCCATCAGTGGGTTTGGAAAACATGATCAAGCCTAGCCAGTCTTTTGAATGACCACAATTTAGTAATTCCTCTTAGAGGACTATTACAGACAAGTGTTTCAGTATGTCTTGAATATAAATTTGAACAAAGATGGCAATTTTTTGGCTAGCTCAAAGGTATGTTTGAAAAACTGATTCAAACTATCGGCCTTTAAATCCACTCAACATTGGAAACATTTCTGTGACTACAATCACGCACTCACCCCTGGTGCTTCCTCTATGATCTTTTGATGCCTCCTTTGGACACTGCAGTCTCTCTCAAACAGATATACAGCATTACCGTGCATGTCTCCGAATACCTGAACCTCTACATGTCTGCAGGAGACATACAGcgagggttaaaaaaaaaaaaggtaatttctTTGAATAACACATAAGCAAAAGTAACATGATTGAGTGTTTGGCAGTTAGATAGTGTTTCCTACCTGGGGTCCTCTACAAACTTCTCAACcagcatgacatcatcattgAAGGATTTTTTGGCTTCTCGTCTTGCTGACTCCAACTGCTCCAAAAAGTCTGAGTCTGACCGTGCAATACGCATGCcctagacacaaacacacagtcagttaGTTTCCTTAACTTCACTCACATCAAAGTCACTGTACCTTTTTCACATCCTCtcaccttccctcctcctccgcgGACCGCTTTTATCATCACAGGGTAACCAATCTTAGCAGCTTCTGCTTGCAGCCTCTCATCTGATTGATCCTCCCCATGGTAACCACCAATGATTGGTACGCCAGCAGCTGACATGATGTGTTTAGATGTGCTGAAAATGGGCACAAAGCAACAAATCTGTTATTATTGCTGTATCTTTACTTCATTAATGTCTTTTGGCCGTATCATAAAAAAACTTTTTACGAACACAATGGCATAATGTTTTAAGCAGACACTATAAATATTTGTAATGcatcatatgtgtgtgtcacctctTAATGCCCATGTCTCGAATGGCAGAGGAAGGCGGCCCAATAAAGATAATGCCCTCTTGTTTGCACGCTTCTGCAAACTCAGTGTTTTCAGATAGAAAGCCATAGCCAGGGTGCACCGcctagacacaaacacaaaacttttaaataatttgctgtgatgatgaCAAAAGCATGAGCTATATTAGTCAACAGCGgtaaagagatttaaaaaaaaaaaagcaggatcTAGACCTATAATGGTGGTTTAAAGAATTCTTTATTTTAAGGGATTACTACTGACATGCGATCCAGAGTTCTTGGCCACTTCCAAAACCTTCTCCATAGAGAGGTAACTCTGCTGGGAGGGGGGAGGTCCAATGTGGTACGCTTCATCTGCCTAAACACAACCAAAGCCAAAATAGATTGTTTAAAGTCCAAAAAATGCTTAATACTACCAATATGATATCTCTTTGTAGAGTTCCTGCCAAGCTGAGAGTGGGGAAGAAAACAGACAcccaaaaacataacaaagacaatttttttgtgagaaaaagAAGTATCTGACTTCTCACCATGGCTACATGCATAGAGTGTCTGTCTGCGTCGCTGTACACTGCCACAGAACGGATACCCATCTTCTTGGCTGTACGCATCACACGACATGCTATTTCTCCGCGGTTGGCAATCAACACTTTCTCTATCCGTCCCATGCCTAGTGAGGACAAAGCCGACACAAAGTGGAAACAACTGACATTTAATGCTCTTTCAATGAGATTCAAGGATTTACTTAAGAATTGTACAGAAATAATGATAAGTCACAACTTTTAGTGATAATAAGTACAAGTGGTTTTGGCTCCACAATGGATCAGCTTCCATCTATTCTATCTATCTAAGAACATCAGCAGGTTTGAGAGAGGGACCGTTTAAACAGGAGACCTTGATCAAAGTCAGTTTTTAGTTTACTGTTTTGCAACCAGCAGAGTTGATGGTTTCATGACAATATTTTAAGGAGTCTGTCATTCACTCACCTCCTGACAACAGTCTCACGCCTCTTTTGGTCCATGGCAGTTTCCTAAACAGGGGACAGAAGAGGAGGCTGTCAACAATCCCTGTGACAATGAAACATCTGCTGTGAAGAGCAGATCTGCTTCCACATGAACGAATTACTCATGAAACTACAGATTAGGTCGGTGAAGCTCGTTAATAGCTGAGCTACATTTAACTGCAGCCACTGAAGACCGGACGGAAAAGTGTGAGCTGCACCAGCAACATTAGCTATGCTAACTGCTACCTTTGTTTAACCTTGCTCAGGTCTTATCTGTACCTGAAGCAGTTGGCGAAATTGAAAACACTCGATCAAAACATCAGTGTTGTGCTGATTAAAAAGCGTGATTTTGCTGTTTAGGAATCAGTGGTGGATGATATATCAATCTTGGATGCAAATGTACATTTTACCTGGTTAGCTCTGCGGTAAGATAACGCTGGTCCGCTTGGGAAACTTTTAAAAAGAGCTGAGCATGTTATTGGTGAAGATGTTTTAGGAGAACTGACTCTGTTTCAGGGGACAACATGGCAGATATGTCACCGTGGGATGTACTCACTGTTTAAATATCCTCAGACCGAGCAGAGTGGGGAAGCTCAGGATGACTGCAGCCATAGCTACCAGCTGCTAAGGCTAGCTGCTAGCTTAGCTCACTGACTGTCTGACCAGTTGAACGTGGAAAAGGCGAAGCGATAattcccccccccaaaaaaaaaactaagcaagCAATGGACCGTTTTTGCGCTACTTTAACAGCAGCTAACCACTCTAACCAAAGTCAGACATAAATTATCGGTGCTTTGAAATTTCACGCACGAAACAATACCACTTTACGctttttaatttctgtattaCTACTTATGACCTTCCCGAGGACTCGTAGCGTCGGCAGCCAATTACAGGAGTGGACATGGAGGTGTGGAGGGAGATGCGGTGACCACAAACAGCCAGCAGATGGCGCCGTCTCACAGCTCAGGCTGGTATTTGCTTGAGTTGAGTCTGACTAGCGGTGCATTAGAGTCGTTGATGAAGACTTGCACTCATGAAAATATGACAGCTGCATTCACTGTTTCTTTTGTATCACTGGAGTGTTTCAgaataataaatacaacatttttataaaaaaaaatcacaagagaCAACAGTGATTAAAACTCATCACTGAAAGCACAATAAAAGACCAATG contains:
- the LOC115042432 gene encoding methylcrotonoyl-CoA carboxylase subunit alpha, mitochondrial-like — its product is MAAVILSFPTLLGLRIFKQKLPWTKRGVRLLSGGMGRIEKVLIANRGEIACRVMRTAKKMGIRSVAVYSDADRHSMHVAMADEAYHIGPPPSQQSYLSMEKVLEVAKNSGSHAVHPGYGFLSENTEFAEACKQEGIIFIGPPSSAIRDMGIKSTSKHIMSAAGVPIIGGYHGEDQSDERLQAEAAKIGYPVMIKAVRGGGGKGMRIARSDSDFLEQLESARREAKKSFNDDVMLVEKFVEDPRHVEVQVFGDMHGNAVYLFERDCSVQRRHQKIIEEAPGPGISPEVRRKLGEAAVRAAKAVNYVGAGTVEFIMDANHNFYFMEMNTRLQVEHPVSEMITGTDLVEWQLRVAAGERLPLLQDDIILGGHSFEARIYAEDPNNDFLPGAGPLLHLSTPPPDQHTRIETGVREGDEVSAHYDPMIAKLVVWGEDRSAALKKLRYCLRQYNIVGLNTNIDFLLSLSGHPAFEAGNVSTSFIPQHYADLFPTPRAPSGATVCQAVLGLVLQERNNTQEFTQASTDPFSPFGCSSGWRNNIEFNRNMTLQLGDKKVNVVITYKKDGSYSVQIGEEVYHVTGEIEVEGGASFLHCSVNGMKSRPKLVILDNTVHLFSTEGSSQVSVPVPKYLAGVSSSGAQGGAVAPMTGTIEKVLVKAGDKVTAGDPLMVMIAMKMEHMIRTPKSGVIKKVFFREGSQASRHAPLVELEEEGEDNGDGGSQ